A window of Vigna unguiculata cultivar IT97K-499-35 chromosome 4, ASM411807v1, whole genome shotgun sequence contains these coding sequences:
- the LOC114180949 gene encoding protein MAIN-LIKE 2-like, which produces MACVELNQSRGAQVRLSWLRDLYHSCCENELWEFAARAYLLHLVGCTIFANKSATYVRTHYLELFRNLSTCRTYGWGVAALVHLYEQLGDASFANTKQLAGYLPLLQAWIYEHFPTLGMKQVRDTYVETEPRALRYVTGRAISATADVRVQLDGLTYDGMIWNPYVAHRAA; this is translated from the exons ATGGCATGTGTGGAGCTGAATCAAAGTCGGGGTGCACAGGTCCGACTGAGCTGGTTGAGAGACTTGTATCACAGCTGTTGTGAAAACGAGCTATGGGAGTTTGCTGCACGTGCATATCTTTTGCACCTTGTAGGGTGCACGATATTTGCTAACAAAAGCGCCACCTATGTTCGTACACATTATCTCGAGCTATTTAGAAATCTTTCCACATGTCGTACATATGGTTGGGGAGTTGCTGCTCTTGTCCACTTATATGAGCAGCTAGGAGATGCCAGCTTTGCAAATACAAAGCAATTAGCTGGATATCTACCTCTTCTGCAG GCTTGGATATACGAGCACTTCCCTACATTGGGAATGAAGCAAGTACGGGATACATATGTGGAGACCGAACCCCGTGCTCTACGTTATGTCACTGGACGCGCCATTTCCGCTACAGCTGATGTTAGAGTCCAGTTGGATGGCTTGACATATGATGGGATGATTTGGAACCCATATGTAGCACACAGAGCTGCATGA
- the LOC114180950 gene encoding uncharacterized protein LOC114180950: protein MDNQEERPILRGRPISQGEGWVLNVKCGYHNHDVSSTLVGHPYAGRLKSTEQSLLVDMTKSQVKPANILLTLKEKVDCNVTTLKQVYNARYRYKRSIRGSRTELQQLMLMLERDHYIHFSRCLDESDVVSDLFWTHPDDVKLLNSFNIVFLMDSTYKTNKYRLPLLEIVGVTSTGLTFSAAFAFLSSEKQNNFIWALERLRGLFMTSEGGPQVIVTDRDLALMNAVGMVFPQCYHLLCRFHIQKNVQAKCKMLVNSVDAWDVVLQAWENVMDCEDELKFNECVHRLELVCQPWPVFFEYVNDSWIIPYKKFFVKAWTNKVMHLGNTTSNRVESAHWSLKKVLGSSMGDLCSCWDGIHNVIILQHNEIKASFERSINLISDSYKALSYRRLVGNISRCALELLAPELERVKKIGFDSSRCGCILRQTYGLPCACELARYDPGIIPLQEIHVMWTRLSFSNVSSSQSEGQLSIQREVDLLLNLFKEVDIAGKVTIKHKLLDIVSPSMTSMLSPPSKVKTKGAAKSHRSKKSTKRDPSYFEHVDAFIESSRQDTFVAKTENKVKSKRVIEEKVIPMLEQFNPVFHPYILDVVDVVADGHCGYRCIAALLGMGEESWPLIRHDLYKELSQWRDEYATLVGGYDRLEELRKSLLVQSPSGANRDKWMTIPDMGYAIANRYNVILVCLSSVQNFTIFPLRTSPPTSQSQHRLICIGHVYNSHFVQVRLQEGCPLPTVDIISSSNCYPKAKGWASFYRDRMQAFLDLYIVDRSYVDLMED, encoded by the exons ATGGACAaccaggaagaaagacccat ATTGAGAGGGAGACCCATCTCTCAAGGGGAGGGATGGGTGTTGAACGTAAAATGTGGTTACCATAATCACGATGTCTCTTCTACTCTAGTTGGTCACCCCTATGCGGGTAGGTTGAAGTCTACTGAACAGTCGTTGCTTGTTGATATGACCAAAAGTCAAGTCAAACCTGCAAATATACTTCTCACTTTGAAAGAAAAAGTTGATTGTAATGTTACAACTCTGAAGCAAGTGTATAATGCGAGATATAGGTACAAACGTTCAATAAGAGGTTCAAGAACTGAGTTACAACAGTTAATGTTGATGTTGGAACGTGATCACTACATCCATTTTAGTAGATGTCTTGATGAATCTGATGTGGTAAGCGATTTGTTCTGGACCCATCCTGATGATGTGAAGTTGTTAAATTCATTCAACATTGTGTTCTTAATGGATAGTACCtataaaaccaacaaatatAGGTTGCCATTACTTGAGATTGTTGGTGTGACCTCAACGGGATTAACTTTCTCCGCCGCTTTTGCATTTTTATCTAGtgaaaagcaaaataatttcatttgggCTCTTGAAAGGCTAAGAGGTCTATTTATGACGTCCGAGGGTGGTCCACAAGTCATTGTAACTGATAGGGATCTTGCTCTAATGAATGCTGTTGGCATGGTGTTCCCTCAGTGTTATCATCTTCTATGCCGTTTCcacattcaaaaaaatgtgcagGCAAAGTGCAAAATGTTAGTAAACTCTGTTGACGCATGGGATGTTGTACTTCAAGCCTGGGAGAATGTCATGGACtgtgaagatgaattaaagttCAACGAGTGTGTTCATCGTCTTGAGCTTGTTTGCCAGCCATGGCCTGTATTCTTTGAATATGTTAACGACTCGTGGATCATTCCTTATAAGAAATTCTTTGTGAAGGCATGGACGAACAAAGTTATGCATTTGGGGAATACAACATCAAACAG GGTTGAGTCTGCTCACTGGAGTCTGAAGAAAGTTCTTGGAAGTAGTATGGGAGACCTTTGTTCATGTTGGGATGGAATTCACAACGTTATTATCTTGCAACACAACGAAATTAAGGCGTCTTTTGAAAGAAGTATAAATCTGATCAGTGACTCTTACAAGGCATTGAGTTATAGAAGATTAGTGGGTAATATTTCTAGATGTGCCTTAGAACTCCTTGCTCCAGAATTGGAAAGAGTAAAGAAGATTGGATTCGATAGTAGTCGTTGTGGCTGCATTCTCAGACAAACTTATGGTCTACCATGTGCGTGTGAATTAGCACGATATGATCCTGGGATTATTCCTCTCCAAGAAATTCATGTCATGTGGACTAGGTTGAGCTTCTCCAATGTCTCGTCTTCACAATCTGAAGGGCAATTATCTATTCAGAGGGAGGTTGATCTACTGcttaatcttttcaaagaagttgATATTGCAGGAAAAGTgaccataaaacataaattacttgaCATAGTTAGTCCTTCCATGACATCGATGTTATCACCACCGAGTAAAGTTAAGACGAAAGGTGCAGCTAAGAGTCATAGATCAAAGAAGTCAACCAAACGTGATCCCTCCTATTTTGAGCATGTGGACGCCTTCATAGAGTCCTCAAGACAAGACACATTTGTtgcaaaaacagaaaacaaggTGAAGAGCAAACGTGTAATTGAAGAGAAAGTAATACCCATGCTAGAACAGTTCAATCCTGTTTTTCATCCATATATACTCGATGTTGTCGATGTTGTGGCGGACGGTCATTGTGGATATAGATGCATTGCTGCATTGTTGGGTATGGGTGAGGAGTCGTGGCCTCTAATCAGACATGATCTATACAAAGAACTTAGCCAATGGCGAGATGAATATGCAACGTTAGTTGGAGGCTATGATCGTCTGGAAGAACTGAGAAAGTCTTTGCTAGTTCAATCACCATCAGGG gCTAATCGAGACAAGTGGATGACTATACCAGACATGGGGTATGCGATTGCTAATCGGTATAATGTAATCCTCGTGTGCTTGTCATCAGTTCAGAATTTTACTATATTCCCACTTCGTACATCCCCACCTACTTCGCAAAGTCAACATCGACTAATTTGTATCGGACATGTTTACAATTCTCATTTTGTTCag GTTCGTCTACAAGAAGGCTGTCCATTACCGACAGTGGATATCATATCATCTAGCAATTGTTACCCAAAGGCAAAAGGGTGGGCATCATTTTATAGAGATAGGATGCAAGCATTCCTAGATTTATACATAGTGGATCGTAGTTATGTAGATCTCATGGAAGACTGA